One part of the Theropithecus gelada isolate Dixy chromosome 5, Tgel_1.0, whole genome shotgun sequence genome encodes these proteins:
- the LOC112624697 gene encoding growth-regulated alpha protein, producing MARAALSAAPSNPPFLQVALLLLLLVATGRRAAGASVVTELRCQCLQTLQGIHPKNIQSVNVKAPGPHCAQTEVIATLKNGQKACLNPATPMVKKIIEKMLNCDKSN from the exons ATGGCCCGCGCCGCGCTCTCCGCAGCCCCTAGCAATCCCCCGTTCCTGCAGGTGGCgctgctgctcctgctcctgGTGGCCACCGGCCGGCGCGCAGCAG GAGCGTCCGTGGTCACTGAATTGCGCTGCCAGTGCTTGCAGACCCTGCAGGGAATTCACCCCAAGAATATCCAAAGTGTGAACGTGAAGGCCCCAGGACCCCACTGCGCCCAAACCGAAGTCAT AGCCACACTCAAGAATGGGCAGAAAGCTTGTCTTAACCCCGCAACCCCCATGGTTAAGAAAATCATCGAAAAGATGCTGAACTG TGACAAATCCAACTga